The nucleotide window GTAACAAAACCATCCATCTCTAAAATTCTGAGAGCTTCTCTTATCGGAGTTCTACTAATCCCTAAAATGTCAGAAAGTTTAGGTTCTGTTAAGCGTTCACCAGGTTTTAATACACCTTTTAATATATAATCTCTTATAGTCTCAGCTATTTTTTCACTTAAAGGAGCATTATCAATACTAATATCTCTAATGGCCATAGCTAGTCATCCTTTCTTTTATATAATTCCAACTATTTTCAATATGCCATCTAACTTTTAACTCCACCAACTCTGCATTCTTTGACTTAAATGCTTTTATTATCTCATTATGTTCTTCATAAGCCTTTAATGCTCTATCAGACTTAGTAATCAACATACCTTTAATCCTTTGGAAATTTTTTGAAAGTCCCTCTAAAATTTCAACAAGTTTTTCATTATGAGATAATTTTATAAAAATATTATGAAAATCAATATTATACTTCAAATATTCCTCCACTATATCACTACTTTTATTTGCAATATAAAGAAATCTCTGATTAATTTTTGACATCTCTTCAATATCTTCATCTTTAATATATTTTACAGCTTGGCGAGCAGCCAAACCTTCTAAGCTAGCTTTAATCACATAAAGATTATCCACATCTTCAAGTGTCATCGTTTTAACAATTGCACCTTTCCTAGGGATAATCTCAACAAACCCCTCACTCTCAAGCTGTCTAAGGGCTTCTCTAATTGGAGTCCTACTTATTCCAAGTATTTCAGCTAGTTTTGGTTCTACAAGACGATCACCATCTTTATACACACCTTTAATAATATCAGTCCTAATCTTATCAGCTATTTTTTCCCTTAAAGGCTTTGTTTCCAACAACTCTTCCACACCAACCCCAATTGTATACAGTATGCAATTAAATTTTAATATATAATTTTAAACTAGTCAAATATAATTTTTTTTGTTATAAGATTTTCTAATGTTTATAACAAATAAAAATCTTGCATTATCATTAGGCAGCGGTTCTGCGAAGGGTTTAGCACATATTGGTGTAATAAAATTCTTACTAGAACGTGGTTATAATATTCAAGCTGTTGCTGGTTCAAGCATTGGTGCAATAATTGCTTCCTATTTTGCTTTTAATAAATTGAATGTATATGAAGAATTTGTTCTTTCCCTTAACAAAACAAAAGTGTTTTCTCTCTTTAGCATAAACTTTCTCCCTAATAAAGGACTAATGGATGGAGACAAGATTTGTGAATTCTTTATGAAAAATCTTGGTGACGTAAATATTGAAGATGCCCATATACCTCTCTATATAGTTGCAACAGATTTAGAAACAGGCAAACCTGTTGTTTTTAGTAAAGGTAGCCTTTTTAAAGCTGTAAGAGCCAGTATTTCTATACCTGGAATTTTTTCACCTTTTAGAATCAATGGACAAGTTTTAGTTGACGGTGGTGTATCAAATCCTCTTCCAATAGATATATTACATAAAAAAGGTTATAAAAGAATCTGTGCTATCGATTTAAATGGAAAAGTAAAAGAAACGGTTTACGACAAAATACCAAACATAATATCAACTCTTTATAGATCATTTACAATTATGAATTACTTTCAAACAAAATATATTTTATCAGAGTATAAACCAAATATTTTATTATCACCACCACTTGATCATATTGGGATGCTTGACTACCACCTTGCTGATGAAATAATTAACATTGGTTATGAATTCACTTCCAAAATCCTCAAATATTAATAAATGAGGTTACTATAATGTATATACTTATTACTGGAGCAACTGATGGTATCGGCAAAACTACAGCCATTGAATTAGCAAAACTCGGTTATAACTTAATTATTCATGGAAGAACATCAGATAAGTTAATTAACCTTCAAAAGACTATTATAAAAGATTTTCCAAATATTGATATAATAACAATCAAAGCAGATTTATCAGATTTAGCTGAAACATTTGAAGCATTCAATAAAATAAATAATTATCCAATTAATGTATTAATCAACAATGCTGCTACATTTTCTAAAAATTTTAAATACACAATTGATGGATTTGAAGTTACTTATCAAGTAAATTATTTATCTCACTTTCTCATTACCCATATTCTTTTAGACAATTTGCTTTCAAACCAACCAGCTAAAATTATAAATGTATCATCTATGGCTCATTCAAACAGCATAAATATAACAGATATTAAAAATAAGCTATTTCCTTCAGGATACGAAGCATATTCACTTTCAAAACTTTGCAACATACTCTTTACTTTTAAATTACACGACATATTAAAA belongs to Deferribacter autotrophicus and includes:
- a CDS encoding GntR family transcriptional regulator, coding for MEELLETKPLREKIADKIRTDIIKGVYKDGDRLVEPKLAEILGISRTPIREALRQLESEGFVEIIPRKGAIVKTMTLEDVDNLYVIKASLEGLAARQAVKYIKDEDIEEMSKINQRFLYIANKSSDIVEEYLKYNIDFHNIFIKLSHNEKLVEILEGLSKNFQRIKGMLITKSDRALKAYEEHNEIIKAFKSKNAELVELKVRWHIENSWNYIKERMTSYGH
- a CDS encoding patatin-like phospholipase family protein, whose translation is MFITNKNLALSLGSGSAKGLAHIGVIKFLLERGYNIQAVAGSSIGAIIASYFAFNKLNVYEEFVLSLNKTKVFSLFSINFLPNKGLMDGDKICEFFMKNLGDVNIEDAHIPLYIVATDLETGKPVVFSKGSLFKAVRASISIPGIFSPFRINGQVLVDGGVSNPLPIDILHKKGYKRICAIDLNGKVKETVYDKIPNIISTLYRSFTIMNYFQTKYILSEYKPNILLSPPLDHIGMLDYHLADEIINIGYEFTSKILKY
- a CDS encoding SDR family NAD(P)-dependent oxidoreductase — protein: MYILITGATDGIGKTTAIELAKLGYNLIIHGRTSDKLINLQKTIIKDFPNIDIITIKADLSDLAETFEAFNKINNYPINVLINNAATFSKNFKYTIDGFEVTYQVNYLSHFLITHILLDNLLSNQPAKIINVSSMAHSNSINITDIKNKLFPSGYEAYSLSKLCNILFTFKLHDILKNKNISVNCLHPGVINTKLLIDNWGPIGSDTFEGYKMIKFVFDLPIDISGKYFRNFKETKAADVVYDKFIQDELYDITKDFLKDYIK